Proteins from a genomic interval of Oceanispirochaeta crateris:
- a CDS encoding cytidylyltransferase domain-containing protein: MKKAVFLQVRLDSHRLPQKALKLIDDKTVVEHAMISLKNLDLDNYVIVTARGDEKDLKPLADRCGFEVFAGDRQDVLKRYIEAGRLYEPQLIIRATGDNPLVSWEMASKVIKDFEQDDCPDYMAMKGLPIGCGVEVFKRDALEKSYPLTESNYDHEHVTPYIYNNPDMFSLKYLNHNPPMNQRVTLDTLEDYKNISYIFSQLYEGKTIDFCRLKEYLLNHD; this comes from the coding sequence ATGAAAAAAGCTGTATTTTTACAGGTTCGTCTGGATTCTCACAGACTTCCTCAAAAAGCCCTCAAACTGATAGACGATAAAACTGTCGTAGAACATGCCATGATCTCACTTAAAAACCTGGATTTGGACAATTATGTCATTGTCACGGCCCGGGGAGATGAAAAAGATCTGAAACCACTGGCCGATCGCTGTGGTTTTGAAGTCTTTGCCGGCGACAGACAAGATGTCTTAAAACGCTATATTGAGGCTGGTAGATTATATGAACCTCAGCTCATCATCAGGGCAACAGGTGATAATCCTCTTGTCTCCTGGGAAATGGCGTCTAAAGTGATAAAAGACTTTGAACAAGACGATTGTCCTGATTATATGGCCATGAAAGGGCTGCCCATCGGTTGCGGTGTGGAAGTCTTTAAGCGGGATGCCCTCGAAAAATCCTATCCTCTCACTGAATCAAACTATGATCATGAACATGTAACACCCTATATTTATAATAATCCTGATATGTTCAGTCTAAAGTATTTAAACCATAATCCACCTATGAATCAGAGAGTGACCCTCGATACACTGGAGGATTATAAGAATATCTCTTATATTTTTTCACAATTATATGAAGGAAAGACCATCGACTTTTGCCGCTTGAAGGAATATTTACTCAACCATGATTAA